Proteins co-encoded in one Colletes latitarsis isolate SP2378_abdomen chromosome 2, iyColLati1, whole genome shotgun sequence genomic window:
- the LOC143351527 gene encoding uncharacterized protein LOC143351527 isoform X6 — protein sequence MHTIPELGTSVPAFLAKLWKLVEDPETDDLICWAPNGRSFFIRNQAQFARELLPHYYKHNNMASFVRQLNMYGFHKKVSVELGGLKCDRDEMEFAHQFFCKGHPYLVEHIKRKIASSKGQDPTLAPMKPELMNKMLTEVRSMRGRQEHLDSRLGAMKRENEALWRELAMLRQKHMKQQQIVNKLIHFLVTLVQPSRGSGLSVKRRYPLMIDDSNRQRSKQSKLSKSQASPTGPVIHELDASEPDLDSEYIVAEMLEGHPSPSIQSPEHNNASVIDDNNMETVHLIDDPVQLQDEIQLINPQEIDTRKKRGCKGKKKRKNKVPVKILIPSTKNGEQPREETHLFEIPLEESPVEAITLLENKTIPTPVPMASVRSSKLVAMAANMNKATDAEQELNLENSADVEEDTQESNLNLVKLENILIGSDIDGENVKDNENIEYNETNSNSESDMNDNTFNKINKAYSNATKDNQRIPNANGTQKILEQERSNDSGADTSLDLSLSCLNPSDMSDATYRLGSMEEMDNHLESMQTDLDNLREILRGEGYSIDANTLLGLFGADDPMSFGMPVNPELNPHSDKEDNDDANAENINGSGGELMAYNPTQNLLDFDDDMMFLDATSPVTNTSALEERLLDF from the exons ATGCACACGATTCCGGAATTAGGTACCAGCGTGCCGGCCTTCCTTGCCAAACTCTGGAAGCTGGTAGAGGATCCCGAAACTGACGACCTTATTTGTTGGGCACCT AATGGGAGAAGTTTTTTCATTAGGAATCAGGCACAATTCGCCAGAGAATTGTTGCCACATTATTATAAACACAATAATATGGCCAGCTTTGTTCGTCAGTTGAATATGT atggttttcacaaaaaggTTTCGGTTGAATTGGGTGGTTTGAAGTGTGACAGGGATGAAATGGAGTTTGCACATCAGTTCTTTTGCAAAGGACATCCATATCTTGTAGAACACATTAAAAGAAAA ATTGCATCCAGCAAAGGACAAGACCCGACGCTCGCGCCTATGAAACCCGAATTAATGAATAAAATGCTAACAGAAGTGAGAAGTATGAGAGGTCGTCAAGAACATTTAGATTCGCGGCTCGGAGCTATGAAAAGAGAGAATGAAGCATTATGGAGAGAACTTGCTATGCTTAGGCAAAAACACATGAAGCAAcaacaaattgttaataaattaatacattttttgGTCACTTTGGTGCAACCTTCAAGAGGTAGTGGACTCTCTGTTAAGAGAAGATACCCATTAATGATCGACGACTCTAATCGTCAACGTAGCAAACAATCtaaattatcaaag tCTCAGGCGTCGCCTACAGGGCCTGTAATTCATGAACTCGATGCATCTGAACCAGATTTAGATTCAGAATATATTGTTGCAGA AATGTTGGAAGGACATCCAAGTCCATCTATTCAAAGTCCAGAACATAACAATGCATCAGTAATAGATGATAACAATATGGAAACTGTTCATTTAATTGATGATCCAGTCCAGTTACAAGATGAAATACAACTGATCAACCCACAGGAAATTGATACAAGAAAAAAGCGTGGTTGTAAGGGTAAAAAAAA GAGGAAAAACAAGGTGCCTGTCAAAATTTTGATCCCATCGACGAAGAATGGAGAACAACCGAG GGAAGAAACACATTTATTTGAAATTCCGCTTGAAGAATCACCGGTCGAGGCTATTACTTTATTGGAAAATAAAACAATTCCAACGCCTGTACCTATGGCATCTGTGCGTAGCTCAAAACTTGTAGCCATGGCAGCCAATATGAACAAAGCAACAGATGCAGAGCAAGAGCTCAATTTGGAAAATTCTGCGGACGTAGAAGAAGATACTCAAGAGAGCAATTTAAACCTGGTGAAACTGGAGAACATTTTAATAgggtcagatattgatggagagaaTGTCAAGGATAATGAGAACATAGAGTATAATGAGACTAACAGCAACTCTGAATCTGACATGAATGATAACACtttcaataaaattaacaaAGCTTATAGTAATGCCACAAAGGATAATCAAAGAATTCCAAATGCAAATGGAACACAGAAAATTTTGGAGCAAGAAAGATCCAATGACAGTGGAGCAGACACTAGCCTAGATTTATCTTTGAGTTGCTTGAATCCCTCTGACATGTCTGATGCTACTTACAGGTTAGGATCAAT GGAGGAAATGGATAATCATCTCGAATCGATGCAGACAGATTTGGACAATCTCCGTGAAATTCTACGCGGCGAGGGTTATAGTATCGATGCAAACACGCTCCTGGGA TTATTTGGAGCAGATGATCCAATGTCATTCGGTATGCCTGTTAATCCAGAATTAAATCCACATTCTGACAAAGAAGACAATGATGACGCTAATG CGGAAAACATTAACGGAAGTGGTGGAGAACTTATGGCATACAATCCAACACAAAACTTGCTAGATTTCGACGATGACATGATGTTCTTAGATGCTACATCGCCTGTAACCAATACATCAG cCTTGGAAGAAAGACTGCTGGATTTTTAA
- the LOC143351527 gene encoding uncharacterized protein LOC143351527 isoform X5, producing MHTIPELGTSVPAFLAKLWKLVEDPETDDLICWAPNGRSFFIRNQAQFARELLPHYYKHNNMASFVRQLNMYGFHKKVSVELGGLKCDRDEMEFAHQFFCKGHPYLVEHIKRKIASSKGQDPTLAPMKPELMNKMLTEVRSMRGRQEHLDSRLGAMKRENEALWRELAMLRQKHMKQQQIVNKLIHFLVTLVQPSRGSGLSVKRRYPLMIDDSNRQRSKQSKLSKSQASPTGPVIHELDASEPDLDSEYIVAEMLEGHPSPSIQSPEHNNASVIDDNNMETVHLIDDPVQLQDEIQLINPQEIDTRKKRGCKGKKKRKNKVPVKILIPSTKNGEQPREETHLFEIPLEESPVEAITLLENKTIPTPVPMASVRSSKLVAMAANMNKATDAEQELNLENSADVEEDTQESNLNLVKLENILIGSDIDGENVKDNENIEYNETNSNSESDMNDNTFNKINKAYSNATKDNQRIPNANGTQKILEQERSNDSGADTSLDLSLSCLNPSDMSDATYRLGSMEEMDNHLESMQTDLDNLREILRGEGYSIDANTLLGLFGADDPMSFGMPVNPELNPHSDKEDNDDANAAENINGSGGELMAYNPTQNLLDFDDDMMFLDATSPVTNTSALEERLLDF from the exons ATGCACACGATTCCGGAATTAGGTACCAGCGTGCCGGCCTTCCTTGCCAAACTCTGGAAGCTGGTAGAGGATCCCGAAACTGACGACCTTATTTGTTGGGCACCT AATGGGAGAAGTTTTTTCATTAGGAATCAGGCACAATTCGCCAGAGAATTGTTGCCACATTATTATAAACACAATAATATGGCCAGCTTTGTTCGTCAGTTGAATATGT atggttttcacaaaaaggTTTCGGTTGAATTGGGTGGTTTGAAGTGTGACAGGGATGAAATGGAGTTTGCACATCAGTTCTTTTGCAAAGGACATCCATATCTTGTAGAACACATTAAAAGAAAA ATTGCATCCAGCAAAGGACAAGACCCGACGCTCGCGCCTATGAAACCCGAATTAATGAATAAAATGCTAACAGAAGTGAGAAGTATGAGAGGTCGTCAAGAACATTTAGATTCGCGGCTCGGAGCTATGAAAAGAGAGAATGAAGCATTATGGAGAGAACTTGCTATGCTTAGGCAAAAACACATGAAGCAAcaacaaattgttaataaattaatacattttttgGTCACTTTGGTGCAACCTTCAAGAGGTAGTGGACTCTCTGTTAAGAGAAGATACCCATTAATGATCGACGACTCTAATCGTCAACGTAGCAAACAATCtaaattatcaaag tCTCAGGCGTCGCCTACAGGGCCTGTAATTCATGAACTCGATGCATCTGAACCAGATTTAGATTCAGAATATATTGTTGCAGA AATGTTGGAAGGACATCCAAGTCCATCTATTCAAAGTCCAGAACATAACAATGCATCAGTAATAGATGATAACAATATGGAAACTGTTCATTTAATTGATGATCCAGTCCAGTTACAAGATGAAATACAACTGATCAACCCACAGGAAATTGATACAAGAAAAAAGCGTGGTTGTAAGGGTAAAAAAAA GAGGAAAAACAAGGTGCCTGTCAAAATTTTGATCCCATCGACGAAGAATGGAGAACAACCGAG GGAAGAAACACATTTATTTGAAATTCCGCTTGAAGAATCACCGGTCGAGGCTATTACTTTATTGGAAAATAAAACAATTCCAACGCCTGTACCTATGGCATCTGTGCGTAGCTCAAAACTTGTAGCCATGGCAGCCAATATGAACAAAGCAACAGATGCAGAGCAAGAGCTCAATTTGGAAAATTCTGCGGACGTAGAAGAAGATACTCAAGAGAGCAATTTAAACCTGGTGAAACTGGAGAACATTTTAATAgggtcagatattgatggagagaaTGTCAAGGATAATGAGAACATAGAGTATAATGAGACTAACAGCAACTCTGAATCTGACATGAATGATAACACtttcaataaaattaacaaAGCTTATAGTAATGCCACAAAGGATAATCAAAGAATTCCAAATGCAAATGGAACACAGAAAATTTTGGAGCAAGAAAGATCCAATGACAGTGGAGCAGACACTAGCCTAGATTTATCTTTGAGTTGCTTGAATCCCTCTGACATGTCTGATGCTACTTACAGGTTAGGATCAAT GGAGGAAATGGATAATCATCTCGAATCGATGCAGACAGATTTGGACAATCTCCGTGAAATTCTACGCGGCGAGGGTTATAGTATCGATGCAAACACGCTCCTGGGA TTATTTGGAGCAGATGATCCAATGTCATTCGGTATGCCTGTTAATCCAGAATTAAATCCACATTCTGACAAAGAAGACAATGATGACGCTAATG CAGCGGAAAACATTAACGGAAGTGGTGGAGAACTTATGGCATACAATCCAACACAAAACTTGCTAGATTTCGACGATGACATGATGTTCTTAGATGCTACATCGCCTGTAACCAATACATCAG cCTTGGAAGAAAGACTGCTGGATTTTTAA
- the LOC143351527 gene encoding uncharacterized protein LOC143351527 isoform X4, giving the protein MHTIPELGTSVPAFLAKLWKLVEDPETDDLICWAPNGRSFFIRNQAQFARELLPHYYKHNNMASFVRQLNMYGFHKKVSVELGGLKCDRDEMEFAHQFFCKGHPYLVEHIKRKIASSKGQDPTLAPMKPELMNKMLTEVRSMRGRQEHLDSRLGAMKRENEALWRELAMLRQKHMKQQQIVNKLIHFLVTLVQPSRGSGLSVKRRYPLMIDDSNRQRSKQSKLSKSQASPTGPVIHELDASEPDLDSEYIVAEMLEGHPSPSIQSPEHNNASVIDDNNMETVHLIDDPVQLQDEIQLINPQEIDTRKKRGCKGKKKEETHLFEIPLEESPVEAITLLENKTIPTPVPMASVRSSKLVAMAANMNKATDAEQELNLENSADVEEDTQESNLNLVKLENILIGSDIDGENVKDNENIEYNETNSNSESDMNDNTFNKINKAYSNATKDNQRIPNANGTQKILEQERSNDSGADTSLDLSLSCLNPSDMSDATYRLGSMEEMDNHLESMQTDLDNLREILRGEGYSIDANTLLGLFGADDPMSFGMPVNPELNPHSDKEDNDDANAAENINGSGGELMAYNPTQNLLDFDDDMMFLDATSPVTNTSGDVTANNMYTSDPLDLEDNKASLLESLRNDVNTP; this is encoded by the exons ATGCACACGATTCCGGAATTAGGTACCAGCGTGCCGGCCTTCCTTGCCAAACTCTGGAAGCTGGTAGAGGATCCCGAAACTGACGACCTTATTTGTTGGGCACCT AATGGGAGAAGTTTTTTCATTAGGAATCAGGCACAATTCGCCAGAGAATTGTTGCCACATTATTATAAACACAATAATATGGCCAGCTTTGTTCGTCAGTTGAATATGT atggttttcacaaaaaggTTTCGGTTGAATTGGGTGGTTTGAAGTGTGACAGGGATGAAATGGAGTTTGCACATCAGTTCTTTTGCAAAGGACATCCATATCTTGTAGAACACATTAAAAGAAAA ATTGCATCCAGCAAAGGACAAGACCCGACGCTCGCGCCTATGAAACCCGAATTAATGAATAAAATGCTAACAGAAGTGAGAAGTATGAGAGGTCGTCAAGAACATTTAGATTCGCGGCTCGGAGCTATGAAAAGAGAGAATGAAGCATTATGGAGAGAACTTGCTATGCTTAGGCAAAAACACATGAAGCAAcaacaaattgttaataaattaatacattttttgGTCACTTTGGTGCAACCTTCAAGAGGTAGTGGACTCTCTGTTAAGAGAAGATACCCATTAATGATCGACGACTCTAATCGTCAACGTAGCAAACAATCtaaattatcaaag tCTCAGGCGTCGCCTACAGGGCCTGTAATTCATGAACTCGATGCATCTGAACCAGATTTAGATTCAGAATATATTGTTGCAGA AATGTTGGAAGGACATCCAAGTCCATCTATTCAAAGTCCAGAACATAACAATGCATCAGTAATAGATGATAACAATATGGAAACTGTTCATTTAATTGATGATCCAGTCCAGTTACAAGATGAAATACAACTGATCAACCCACAGGAAATTGATACAAGAAAAAAGCGTGGTTGTAAGGGTAAAAAAAA GGAAGAAACACATTTATTTGAAATTCCGCTTGAAGAATCACCGGTCGAGGCTATTACTTTATTGGAAAATAAAACAATTCCAACGCCTGTACCTATGGCATCTGTGCGTAGCTCAAAACTTGTAGCCATGGCAGCCAATATGAACAAAGCAACAGATGCAGAGCAAGAGCTCAATTTGGAAAATTCTGCGGACGTAGAAGAAGATACTCAAGAGAGCAATTTAAACCTGGTGAAACTGGAGAACATTTTAATAgggtcagatattgatggagagaaTGTCAAGGATAATGAGAACATAGAGTATAATGAGACTAACAGCAACTCTGAATCTGACATGAATGATAACACtttcaataaaattaacaaAGCTTATAGTAATGCCACAAAGGATAATCAAAGAATTCCAAATGCAAATGGAACACAGAAAATTTTGGAGCAAGAAAGATCCAATGACAGTGGAGCAGACACTAGCCTAGATTTATCTTTGAGTTGCTTGAATCCCTCTGACATGTCTGATGCTACTTACAGGTTAGGATCAAT GGAGGAAATGGATAATCATCTCGAATCGATGCAGACAGATTTGGACAATCTCCGTGAAATTCTACGCGGCGAGGGTTATAGTATCGATGCAAACACGCTCCTGGGA TTATTTGGAGCAGATGATCCAATGTCATTCGGTATGCCTGTTAATCCAGAATTAAATCCACATTCTGACAAAGAAGACAATGATGACGCTAATG CAGCGGAAAACATTAACGGAAGTGGTGGAGAACTTATGGCATACAATCCAACACAAAACTTGCTAGATTTCGACGATGACATGATGTTCTTAGATGCTACATCGCCTGTAACCAATACATCAGGTGATGTAACTGCAAACAATATGTATACATCAGATCCTTtagatttggaggataacaaagCTTCGCTCCTCGAGTCCTTAAGAAACGATGTAAACACTCCATAA
- the LOC143351527 gene encoding uncharacterized protein LOC143351527 isoform X2, with the protein MHTIPELGTSVPAFLAKLWKLVEDPETDDLICWAPNGRSFFIRNQAQFARELLPHYYKHNNMASFVRQLNMYGFHKKVSVELGGLKCDRDEMEFAHQFFCKGHPYLVEHIKRKIASSKGQDPTLAPMKPELMNKMLTEVRSMRGRQEHLDSRLGAMKRENEALWRELAMLRQKHMKQQQIVNKLIHFLVTLVQPSRGSGLSVKRRYPLMIDDSNRQRSKQSKLSKSQASPTGPVIHELDASEPDLDSEYIVAEMLEGHPSPSIQSPEHNNASVIDDNNMETVHLIDDPVQLQDEIQLINPQEIDTRKKRGCKGKKKRKNKVPVKILIPSTKNGEQPREETHLFEIPLEESPVEAITLLENKTIPTPVPMASVRSSKLVAMAANMNKATDAEQELNLENSADVEEDTQESNLNLVKLENILIGSDIDGENVKDNENIEYNETNSNSESDMNDNTFNKINKAYSNATKDNQRIPNANGTQKILEQERSNDSGADTSLDLSLSCLNPSDMSDATYRLGSMEEMDNHLESMQTDLDNLREILRGEGYSIDANTLLGLFGADDPMSFGMPVNPELNPHSDKEDNDDANAENINGSGGELMAYNPTQNLLDFDDDMMFLDATSPVTNTSGDVTANNMYTSDPLDLEDNKASLLESLRNDVNTP; encoded by the exons ATGCACACGATTCCGGAATTAGGTACCAGCGTGCCGGCCTTCCTTGCCAAACTCTGGAAGCTGGTAGAGGATCCCGAAACTGACGACCTTATTTGTTGGGCACCT AATGGGAGAAGTTTTTTCATTAGGAATCAGGCACAATTCGCCAGAGAATTGTTGCCACATTATTATAAACACAATAATATGGCCAGCTTTGTTCGTCAGTTGAATATGT atggttttcacaaaaaggTTTCGGTTGAATTGGGTGGTTTGAAGTGTGACAGGGATGAAATGGAGTTTGCACATCAGTTCTTTTGCAAAGGACATCCATATCTTGTAGAACACATTAAAAGAAAA ATTGCATCCAGCAAAGGACAAGACCCGACGCTCGCGCCTATGAAACCCGAATTAATGAATAAAATGCTAACAGAAGTGAGAAGTATGAGAGGTCGTCAAGAACATTTAGATTCGCGGCTCGGAGCTATGAAAAGAGAGAATGAAGCATTATGGAGAGAACTTGCTATGCTTAGGCAAAAACACATGAAGCAAcaacaaattgttaataaattaatacattttttgGTCACTTTGGTGCAACCTTCAAGAGGTAGTGGACTCTCTGTTAAGAGAAGATACCCATTAATGATCGACGACTCTAATCGTCAACGTAGCAAACAATCtaaattatcaaag tCTCAGGCGTCGCCTACAGGGCCTGTAATTCATGAACTCGATGCATCTGAACCAGATTTAGATTCAGAATATATTGTTGCAGA AATGTTGGAAGGACATCCAAGTCCATCTATTCAAAGTCCAGAACATAACAATGCATCAGTAATAGATGATAACAATATGGAAACTGTTCATTTAATTGATGATCCAGTCCAGTTACAAGATGAAATACAACTGATCAACCCACAGGAAATTGATACAAGAAAAAAGCGTGGTTGTAAGGGTAAAAAAAA GAGGAAAAACAAGGTGCCTGTCAAAATTTTGATCCCATCGACGAAGAATGGAGAACAACCGAG GGAAGAAACACATTTATTTGAAATTCCGCTTGAAGAATCACCGGTCGAGGCTATTACTTTATTGGAAAATAAAACAATTCCAACGCCTGTACCTATGGCATCTGTGCGTAGCTCAAAACTTGTAGCCATGGCAGCCAATATGAACAAAGCAACAGATGCAGAGCAAGAGCTCAATTTGGAAAATTCTGCGGACGTAGAAGAAGATACTCAAGAGAGCAATTTAAACCTGGTGAAACTGGAGAACATTTTAATAgggtcagatattgatggagagaaTGTCAAGGATAATGAGAACATAGAGTATAATGAGACTAACAGCAACTCTGAATCTGACATGAATGATAACACtttcaataaaattaacaaAGCTTATAGTAATGCCACAAAGGATAATCAAAGAATTCCAAATGCAAATGGAACACAGAAAATTTTGGAGCAAGAAAGATCCAATGACAGTGGAGCAGACACTAGCCTAGATTTATCTTTGAGTTGCTTGAATCCCTCTGACATGTCTGATGCTACTTACAGGTTAGGATCAAT GGAGGAAATGGATAATCATCTCGAATCGATGCAGACAGATTTGGACAATCTCCGTGAAATTCTACGCGGCGAGGGTTATAGTATCGATGCAAACACGCTCCTGGGA TTATTTGGAGCAGATGATCCAATGTCATTCGGTATGCCTGTTAATCCAGAATTAAATCCACATTCTGACAAAGAAGACAATGATGACGCTAATG CGGAAAACATTAACGGAAGTGGTGGAGAACTTATGGCATACAATCCAACACAAAACTTGCTAGATTTCGACGATGACATGATGTTCTTAGATGCTACATCGCCTGTAACCAATACATCAGGTGATGTAACTGCAAACAATATGTATACATCAGATCCTTtagatttggaggataacaaagCTTCGCTCCTCGAGTCCTTAAGAAACGATGTAAACACTCCATAA
- the LOC143351527 gene encoding uncharacterized protein LOC143351527 isoform X1 encodes MHTIPELGTSVPAFLAKLWKLVEDPETDDLICWAPNGRSFFIRNQAQFARELLPHYYKHNNMASFVRQLNMYGFHKKVSVELGGLKCDRDEMEFAHQFFCKGHPYLVEHIKRKIASSKGQDPTLAPMKPELMNKMLTEVRSMRGRQEHLDSRLGAMKRENEALWRELAMLRQKHMKQQQIVNKLIHFLVTLVQPSRGSGLSVKRRYPLMIDDSNRQRSKQSKLSKSQASPTGPVIHELDASEPDLDSEYIVAEMLEGHPSPSIQSPEHNNASVIDDNNMETVHLIDDPVQLQDEIQLINPQEIDTRKKRGCKGKKKRKNKVPVKILIPSTKNGEQPREETHLFEIPLEESPVEAITLLENKTIPTPVPMASVRSSKLVAMAANMNKATDAEQELNLENSADVEEDTQESNLNLVKLENILIGSDIDGENVKDNENIEYNETNSNSESDMNDNTFNKINKAYSNATKDNQRIPNANGTQKILEQERSNDSGADTSLDLSLSCLNPSDMSDATYRLGSMEEMDNHLESMQTDLDNLREILRGEGYSIDANTLLGLFGADDPMSFGMPVNPELNPHSDKEDNDDANAAENINGSGGELMAYNPTQNLLDFDDDMMFLDATSPVTNTSGDVTANNMYTSDPLDLEDNKASLLESLRNDVNTP; translated from the exons ATGCACACGATTCCGGAATTAGGTACCAGCGTGCCGGCCTTCCTTGCCAAACTCTGGAAGCTGGTAGAGGATCCCGAAACTGACGACCTTATTTGTTGGGCACCT AATGGGAGAAGTTTTTTCATTAGGAATCAGGCACAATTCGCCAGAGAATTGTTGCCACATTATTATAAACACAATAATATGGCCAGCTTTGTTCGTCAGTTGAATATGT atggttttcacaaaaaggTTTCGGTTGAATTGGGTGGTTTGAAGTGTGACAGGGATGAAATGGAGTTTGCACATCAGTTCTTTTGCAAAGGACATCCATATCTTGTAGAACACATTAAAAGAAAA ATTGCATCCAGCAAAGGACAAGACCCGACGCTCGCGCCTATGAAACCCGAATTAATGAATAAAATGCTAACAGAAGTGAGAAGTATGAGAGGTCGTCAAGAACATTTAGATTCGCGGCTCGGAGCTATGAAAAGAGAGAATGAAGCATTATGGAGAGAACTTGCTATGCTTAGGCAAAAACACATGAAGCAAcaacaaattgttaataaattaatacattttttgGTCACTTTGGTGCAACCTTCAAGAGGTAGTGGACTCTCTGTTAAGAGAAGATACCCATTAATGATCGACGACTCTAATCGTCAACGTAGCAAACAATCtaaattatcaaag tCTCAGGCGTCGCCTACAGGGCCTGTAATTCATGAACTCGATGCATCTGAACCAGATTTAGATTCAGAATATATTGTTGCAGA AATGTTGGAAGGACATCCAAGTCCATCTATTCAAAGTCCAGAACATAACAATGCATCAGTAATAGATGATAACAATATGGAAACTGTTCATTTAATTGATGATCCAGTCCAGTTACAAGATGAAATACAACTGATCAACCCACAGGAAATTGATACAAGAAAAAAGCGTGGTTGTAAGGGTAAAAAAAA GAGGAAAAACAAGGTGCCTGTCAAAATTTTGATCCCATCGACGAAGAATGGAGAACAACCGAG GGAAGAAACACATTTATTTGAAATTCCGCTTGAAGAATCACCGGTCGAGGCTATTACTTTATTGGAAAATAAAACAATTCCAACGCCTGTACCTATGGCATCTGTGCGTAGCTCAAAACTTGTAGCCATGGCAGCCAATATGAACAAAGCAACAGATGCAGAGCAAGAGCTCAATTTGGAAAATTCTGCGGACGTAGAAGAAGATACTCAAGAGAGCAATTTAAACCTGGTGAAACTGGAGAACATTTTAATAgggtcagatattgatggagagaaTGTCAAGGATAATGAGAACATAGAGTATAATGAGACTAACAGCAACTCTGAATCTGACATGAATGATAACACtttcaataaaattaacaaAGCTTATAGTAATGCCACAAAGGATAATCAAAGAATTCCAAATGCAAATGGAACACAGAAAATTTTGGAGCAAGAAAGATCCAATGACAGTGGAGCAGACACTAGCCTAGATTTATCTTTGAGTTGCTTGAATCCCTCTGACATGTCTGATGCTACTTACAGGTTAGGATCAAT GGAGGAAATGGATAATCATCTCGAATCGATGCAGACAGATTTGGACAATCTCCGTGAAATTCTACGCGGCGAGGGTTATAGTATCGATGCAAACACGCTCCTGGGA TTATTTGGAGCAGATGATCCAATGTCATTCGGTATGCCTGTTAATCCAGAATTAAATCCACATTCTGACAAAGAAGACAATGATGACGCTAATG CAGCGGAAAACATTAACGGAAGTGGTGGAGAACTTATGGCATACAATCCAACACAAAACTTGCTAGATTTCGACGATGACATGATGTTCTTAGATGCTACATCGCCTGTAACCAATACATCAGGTGATGTAACTGCAAACAATATGTATACATCAGATCCTTtagatttggaggataacaaagCTTCGCTCCTCGAGTCCTTAAGAAACGATGTAAACACTCCATAA